The following are encoded together in the Arthrobacter sp. Y-9 genome:
- the ssd gene encoding septum site-determining protein Ssd — translation MKRRMQSAAAPLPAAQVSPGSLEAGASGPDSFSAPFLLITGRAVIREAVRAAAAAAGVRLRVVEDVQSALPEWDRSRAVIVGGDVLELPVRRRPVDALLGAEDDPGLWDRAAMWGVERVGVLPAAMGWLAEFLGGMGTVRDGGLVTGVWGAAGGSGTSTLAVWLAAQAAEQGVRAVLVNTAAQDAGWGYALSATELVGAGWTELNSSGGAISPERLANSLPQVSGFSVLTWTAARAEPGTAIHDPRVLDAARKAYDLVILDLADSTLHQLAWWCDSLTVCAPLTLSAAVRAGNELGHVPVSSPGLVARAHRGRGPEAAELAGRLGLEYHGLIPPLRGVAAAADEGRLPALAHDRPVRKVVQAVLTHVGGGAR, via the coding sequence ATGAAACGACGTATGCAGAGCGCGGCGGCACCTCTTCCAGCCGCGCAGGTCTCCCCCGGATCCCTGGAAGCGGGTGCCTCCGGACCGGATTCCTTCAGCGCGCCATTCCTCCTGATCACCGGACGCGCCGTCATCCGCGAAGCCGTCAGGGCCGCTGCCGCTGCGGCCGGTGTCCGGCTGCGTGTCGTCGAAGACGTCCAGAGCGCGCTTCCGGAGTGGGACCGGTCCAGAGCTGTGATCGTGGGCGGAGACGTGCTGGAACTGCCGGTTCGCCGCCGGCCGGTGGATGCGCTGCTCGGCGCCGAGGATGACCCCGGGCTGTGGGACCGTGCGGCGATGTGGGGTGTGGAACGGGTCGGCGTCCTGCCCGCCGCCATGGGCTGGCTGGCGGAGTTCCTCGGCGGCATGGGCACAGTGCGCGACGGCGGGCTGGTCACCGGGGTCTGGGGCGCCGCCGGAGGAAGCGGCACCTCGACCCTCGCGGTCTGGCTGGCGGCGCAAGCGGCTGAGCAAGGAGTGCGCGCGGTGCTCGTGAACACCGCGGCTCAGGACGCCGGGTGGGGATACGCGCTGTCCGCCACGGAACTGGTGGGAGCCGGATGGACCGAGCTGAACTCGAGCGGAGGCGCGATCAGTCCCGAACGCCTTGCGAACTCCTTGCCGCAGGTCTCCGGGTTCTCGGTCCTCACCTGGACGGCAGCCCGCGCCGAGCCGGGAACGGCTATTCATGATCCTCGCGTCCTGGATGCGGCGCGCAAGGCGTATGACCTGGTCATCCTCGATCTTGCGGATTCCACCTTGCACCAGCTCGCGTGGTGGTGCGACTCGTTGACCGTGTGCGCCCCTCTCACTCTCAGCGCGGCCGTCCGTGCCGGCAACGAGCTCGGTCATGTGCCGGTGTCCTCTCCTGGACTCGTGGCCCGGGCCCACCGAGGACGGGGTCCGGAAGCGGCAGAGCTCGCCGGGAGGTTGGGTCTCGAGTATCACGGCCTGATCCCGCCCTTGCGGGGCGTCGCTGCCGCGGCGGATGAAGGCCGCCTGCCCGCGCTGGCCCACGACCGCCCCGTGCGGAAGGTGGTCCAGGCGGTGCTGACTCACGTCGGAGGTGGTGCCCGATGA
- a CDS encoding bifunctional 3'-5' exonuclease/DNA polymerase: protein MHILITPDDDGGAHLSRLDASGVTIGSPWRVPAEELPAEVLSLEGEQPRWAWDTVHDFYPRLLAAGVRVARCHDISLIRTILRFSSRVHDPDYAEMATRISGSTEYPSPDAGPVEQVQDSLFDAPRRARDHELTRQEFAAQLKAIADSTSPVRLRLLVAAESAAALVATEMQFLGVPWDQAAHRRLLEDVLGPEPAIGQRPRKMESLVTEMRELLRSPSLNPDSPQDLLRALHRNGIEVRTTRQWELQEFNHPVIAPLLEYKKLSRLFTANGWSWLDSWVRHGRFRSDYVVGGVVTGRWSSRGGGALQIPKSVRNAVRALPGYKLLVADASQVEPRILAAMSGDQGMATAARGQDLYAEIADAGFGGSRSSAKVALLGAMYGATTGESARLMPQLKKLYPAAIGLVEDAARRGERGESVSTWLGRTTPPPGAAWDAAQRTQTQEEQRRADSWARSRGRFTRNFVVQGTAAEWAECWLAGIRSRLHELRAAVPEVQESDTGTAGSSSWPITGPAELVFFLHDEIMVHAPEELIPDCVEAVESAARDAGRLLFGTAPVDFPLTVAVVDSYDQAK, encoded by the coding sequence ATGCACATCCTGATCACCCCCGACGACGACGGCGGGGCACACCTGTCCCGCCTCGATGCCTCGGGCGTGACGATCGGCAGTCCGTGGCGGGTCCCTGCGGAAGAGCTCCCCGCGGAAGTGCTGTCGCTCGAAGGAGAGCAGCCCCGCTGGGCATGGGACACGGTGCACGACTTCTACCCCCGTCTCCTGGCCGCCGGCGTGCGGGTGGCCAGATGTCATGACATCAGCCTGATCCGCACGATTCTGCGGTTCTCCTCTCGGGTGCATGATCCGGACTATGCGGAGATGGCTACCCGGATCAGCGGCTCCACGGAGTACCCCAGCCCTGACGCCGGCCCTGTGGAGCAGGTCCAGGACAGTCTCTTCGACGCACCGCGCCGAGCCCGGGACCACGAACTGACGCGCCAGGAGTTCGCCGCTCAGCTGAAGGCGATCGCGGACTCCACCTCGCCCGTCCGGCTGCGCCTGCTGGTCGCGGCGGAGTCGGCGGCGGCCCTGGTGGCCACCGAGATGCAGTTCCTGGGCGTTCCGTGGGACCAGGCTGCCCATCGCCGACTACTGGAGGACGTGCTCGGCCCGGAACCTGCCATCGGGCAGCGGCCCCGGAAGATGGAGAGCCTCGTGACGGAGATGAGGGAGTTGCTCCGCTCGCCCTCGCTCAACCCGGACTCGCCGCAGGACCTGCTGCGAGCGCTGCACCGTAACGGGATCGAAGTGCGGACCACCCGGCAGTGGGAACTGCAGGAGTTCAACCATCCGGTGATCGCCCCCTTGCTGGAGTACAAGAAGCTCTCCCGGCTTTTTACGGCGAACGGCTGGTCGTGGCTGGACAGCTGGGTGCGTCACGGGCGCTTCAGATCGGACTATGTGGTGGGAGGCGTGGTCACCGGACGATGGTCGTCCCGAGGAGGCGGGGCCCTGCAGATCCCGAAATCCGTCCGGAACGCGGTCCGGGCGCTACCGGGGTACAAACTGCTGGTCGCCGACGCCTCACAGGTGGAACCGCGCATTCTGGCGGCGATGTCAGGCGATCAGGGCATGGCCACCGCCGCCCGCGGCCAGGACCTGTACGCGGAGATCGCCGACGCCGGGTTCGGGGGCAGCCGTTCCTCGGCGAAGGTCGCCCTTCTGGGTGCGATGTACGGTGCGACCACCGGCGAATCCGCCCGGCTCATGCCTCAGCTGAAAAAACTGTATCCCGCGGCTATCGGGCTCGTGGAGGACGCCGCCCGACGCGGGGAACGCGGGGAATCCGTCTCCACGTGGCTGGGCCGGACCACCCCGCCTCCCGGTGCGGCGTGGGACGCGGCCCAGCGGACTCAGACGCAGGAAGAACAGCGCCGTGCGGACTCCTGGGCCAGGTCACGAGGCCGGTTCACCCGCAACTTCGTCGTCCAGGGAACTGCGGCGGAGTGGGCCGAGTGCTGGCTGGCGGGAATCCGGTCGAGGCTCCACGAGCTCAGGGCCGCCGTGCCGGAGGTTCAGGAGAGCGATACCGGCACGGCCGGATCCTCGTCTTGGCCGATCACGGGCCCCGCCGAACTCGTCTTCTTCCTCCACGACGAGATCATGGTCCATGCCCCCGAAGAGCTCATCCCCGACTGTGTCGAGGCGGTGGAAAGCGCGGCCCGGGATGCCGGGCGGCTGCTGTTCGGCACGGCCCCCGTGGACTTTCCGCTCACGGTGGCGGTGGTCGATTCCTACGATCAGGCCAAATGA
- a CDS encoding CoA pyrophosphatase, giving the protein MSALQDLRRFAGEAGTVLAEELGARWRLTLAEPDTARDAAVLMLFAPTAGSAAHDPDGLGPDDLDLLMLQRATTLGSHAGEIAFPGGKVEPDDADEAAAALREAVEETGLDPAGVDVVGVLPSHPLPYSNFMVTPVLAWWREASPVFVVDPRESAQVFRIPVRDLLDPANRVTASLERAGVTFESPAFLVEDIFIWGFTGKLLEETFHYLGWAKPWDPERKHFFTL; this is encoded by the coding sequence GTGAGCGCCCTGCAGGACCTCCGCCGATTCGCCGGCGAGGCCGGAACCGTCCTCGCTGAAGAGCTGGGTGCACGGTGGCGGCTCACGCTCGCCGAGCCCGACACTGCCCGCGACGCCGCGGTCCTCATGCTCTTCGCCCCCACGGCCGGAAGCGCCGCGCACGACCCGGATGGTCTGGGACCGGACGACCTCGACCTGCTGATGCTTCAACGCGCGACGACGCTCGGTAGCCACGCGGGCGAGATCGCCTTCCCTGGCGGCAAAGTGGAGCCCGACGACGCCGACGAGGCCGCCGCTGCTCTGCGGGAGGCGGTCGAGGAGACGGGTCTGGACCCGGCCGGTGTGGACGTGGTCGGGGTCCTGCCGTCGCATCCGCTGCCCTACAGCAACTTCATGGTCACTCCGGTCCTGGCCTGGTGGCGCGAGGCGAGTCCGGTGTTCGTGGTGGATCCTCGGGAGTCGGCCCAGGTGTTCCGCATCCCCGTGCGGGACCTCCTCGATCCCGCCAACCGGGTCACGGCCAGCCTGGAACGAGCCGGAGTCACCTTCGAGTCCCCGGCCTTCCTGGTGGAGGACATCTTCATCTGGGGATTCACCGGCAAGCTGCTGGAGGAGACGTTCCATTACCTGGGGTGGGCCAAGCCATGGGACCCGGAGCGGAAGCACTTCTTCACGCTCTGA